One genomic window of Myxococcales bacterium includes the following:
- a CDS encoding prepilin-type N-terminal cleavage/methylation domain-containing protein, translating to MTNRRRASSGGFTLVELMIVVAIVAVLALLGMVGYQRIMNASHSAEARHMLGAIRLAQEGRKAETGSYANVSPGYTLCPTGAGAALKVGWNQACGQWAQLPVKSDGPVRYGYATIAGRSGVAVTNVPGQGADFPQLTWPPAPAADWFVAYAQLDEDGDAVFSRGVASSFTNEIFVVNEGE from the coding sequence ATGACGAATCGACGGCGAGCTTCGAGTGGCGGCTTCACCCTGGTCGAGCTGATGATCGTGGTGGCGATCGTCGCCGTCCTCGCGCTGCTCGGGATGGTGGGCTACCAGCGCATCATGAACGCGTCGCACTCCGCGGAGGCGAGGCACATGCTCGGCGCCATCCGGCTCGCGCAGGAGGGCCGCAAGGCCGAGACCGGCTCGTACGCGAACGTGTCCCCTGGCTACACGCTCTGCCCCACCGGCGCTGGCGCCGCCTTGAAGGTGGGCTGGAACCAGGCCTGCGGGCAGTGGGCGCAGCTGCCGGTGAAGTCGGACGGCCCCGTCCGCTACGGATACGCCACCATCGCGGGCCGGAGCGGCGTCGCCGTGACCAACGTGCCGGGCCAGGGCGCGGATTTCCCGCAGCTCACATGGCCCCCGGCGCCGGCCGCCGACTGGTTCGTGGCCTACGCGCAGCTCGACGAAGACGGGGATGCGGTGTTCTCGCGTGGCGTCGCGAGCTCGTTCACGAACGAGATCTTCGTCGTCAACGAAGGCGAGTAG